From the genome of Arthrobacter sp. SLBN-122:
CTCGATACGGCACGCAGGCACCTGCGCGCGGGAGTCTTCGAGCAGTTGCTGGCGGGCAGCACCGACGTCGCATGCCGCACAGCCCGCCAGGTGTGGGGCCAGCTGCCACGGGATCCGCTGATGGTGACCGTCTCCCGGCAGGAGAGCCCGGCGCCAAACCTGTTGGAGGCCTTGGAGCTGCTGGCGGACGACCACCGGGGTGCCGTGTTCTATGCGCTGCGGGGCGAGGTCCTGGTGATCCTGGCGGGCCAGGCCCACCAGGGGAAGGTTTTGGAGCTGCTGGGGCGCCACGGCGCGACGTGTGGTGTCTCGGCCGAGGCACCAATGGAGGGGCTTGCCGGTGCCCTGGAAGAAGCCACACGTGCGTTGCGGCGGGCAGCTGAAGTGGGCAGGGCCGTCGTCGAATTTTCCGAGCTCTCGACAGGCGGCATGCTGGGCCTGCTTCGCGAGGAGAAGGCCGGCCCGGTGGCCCGGGGGTTGCTGCAGCCGCTGATCAGCCATGACGCGGCCGAGCAGACGGAACTGCTGGAAACCGTACGGGAATGGTTTGCCAATAACTGTGTCTGGGACAAGACAGCGCGCCGTCTGGGAGTGCACCGCCATACGCTCAGGAACAGGATTGATACTGCCGGCCGAATCCTTGGACTGAACCTGGACAGCATGCAGGACCGCCTGGAGCTGTACGCGGCTGTTCAGTTCCTGGAATAGGCCGGAAACGAAGGCGAGGACCTCCGGCAGGTGTGCCGGAGGTCCTCGCTGTCAGGGCCCAGTGCCAGGTGCTGACATCCTGTGGGTGCTGCCCTAGTTCTGCGGGAAGCCCAGGTTAATGCCGCCGTGGCTCGGGTCGAGCCAACGGGAGGTGATGGCCTTTTCGCGGGTGAAGAACTGGAAGCCCTGGAGGCCGTAGGCCTTGGAGCTGCCGAAGATGGAATCCTTGAACCCTCCGAAGGAGTAGTACGCCACCGGAACCGGGATTGGCACGTTGATACCCACCATGCCCACTTCCACCTCGTTCTGGAAGCGGCGGGCCGCGCCGCCGTCGTTGGTGAAAATAGCCGTGCCGTTGCCGTACGCACTGGAGTTGATAAGGTCAAGACCCTCTTCATAGCTGTGGACGCGGACCACCGCCAGGACCGGGCCGAAGATCTCCTCGGTGTAAGCGCGGGAGGTGACCGGGACCTCGTCGATCAGGGTCGGGCCGAGCCAGAAGCCGTTCTCGTCGCCGTCCACGTTGATGCCGCGGCCGTCCGCCACAACCTTTGCGCCATCCTCAACGGCAATGTCGATGTAGGACGCCACCTTGTCGCGGTGCTGCTTGGTCACCAGGGGGCCCATGTCGCAGTTGCGGCGTCCGTCACCGATCTTCAGGGTCGCCATCCGGGAGGTGATCTTCTCGATCAGTTCGTCAGCGACGGGCTCGACGGCGACGACGACGCTGATGGCCATGCAGCGTTCACCGGCGGATCCGAAGCCGGCGTTGATGGCGGCGTCGGCAGTCAGGTCGAGGTCGGCATCGGGCAGGACCAGCATGTGGTTCTTCGCGCCGCCCAACGCCTGGACGCGCTTGCCGTTTTTGGCTGCAGTTTCGTAAATGTACTGGGCAATGGGGGTGGAGCCCACGAAGGAGATCGCCTTGACGTCGCGGTGCTCGAGGAGTCCGTCGACGGCTTCCTTGTCTCCGTGCAGGACGTTGAACACGCCTGCCGGAAGGCCTGCTTCGGTGAACAGTTCGGCGAGCCAGTTGGCGGCGGAGGGGTCCTTCTCGCTGGGCTTGAGCACGACGGTGTTGCCGGCGGCGATGGCGACAGGCAGGAACCACAGGGGAACCATGGCCGGGAAGTTGAACGGGCTGATGATGCCCACGACACCGAGGGGTGCCTTGGTGGAGTAGACGTCCACTCCGGTGGAGACGTTTTCGGAGTGCTCGCCCTTGATCAGGTGCGGGAAACCAGTGGCCAGTTCCACGACCTCCAGGCCGCGGGTGATTTCGCCCAGCGCGTCCGAGACGACTTTGCCGTGCTCAGCGGTGATGATCTGGGCGAGCTCGCCTTTGCGCTCGTTCAGCAGT
Proteins encoded in this window:
- a CDS encoding CoA-acylating methylmalonate-semialdehyde dehydrogenase, with product MTANEELPVLSHWIDGAEALSSGDRTAPVYDPARGIETKRVALANASDIETAISSAHKAFPAWRDLSITKRQQILFRVRELLNERKGELAQIITAEHGKVVSDALGEITRGLEVVELATGFPHLIKGEHSENVSTGVDVYSTKAPLGVVGIISPFNFPAMVPLWFLPVAIAAGNTVVLKPSEKDPSAANWLAELFTEAGLPAGVFNVLHGDKEAVDGLLEHRDVKAISFVGSTPIAQYIYETAAKNGKRVQALGGAKNHMLVLPDADLDLTADAAINAGFGSAGERCMAISVVVAVEPVADELIEKITSRMATLKIGDGRRNCDMGPLVTKQHRDKVASYIDIAVEDGAKVVADGRGINVDGDENGFWLGPTLIDEVPVTSRAYTEEIFGPVLAVVRVHSYEEGLDLINSSAYGNGTAIFTNDGGAARRFQNEVEVGMVGINVPIPVPVAYYSFGGFKDSIFGSSKAYGLQGFQFFTREKAITSRWLDPSHGGINLGFPQN